The Constrictibacter sp. MBR-5 sequence GGGCGGCGAAGGTCGCCGCCCTGACGCGCGACGTGACCGAGGTGATGACGACCCTGGGCCTCGCCGAGCCAGCGCCGTTCGCGCGGCCGGTTCTCGCCTACCACTCCGCCTGCTCGATGCAGCACGGCCAGCAGATCCGCCGCGAGCCGGTGGCGCTGCTCCAGGCCGCCGGCTTCGAGGTGCGCACCGTGCCCGAGGGCCATATCTGCTGCGGCTCCGCCGGCACCTACAACCTGCTGCAGCCCGAGATCGCGACCCGCCTGCGCGACCGCAAGGTGGCGAACATCGAACGCACGGCCGCGGATGCGGTCGCCACCGGCAACATCGGCTGCATCAACCAGATCGCCTCGGGCACCGGCACGCCAGTGGTGCACACGGTCGAACTGCTCGACTGGGCCACGGGCGGGCCTCGGCCGCAGTCCCTCGCGTGGAGCGCACCGGACGACGCCACGGCACCCGAACATCCATCCGCGCCGCCGCCGGCCCCCGGCCAGTCCGATCTCAATCCCCGCTTCAGCGGTGGTGCCAACCCCTCAGCCGCATAGAGCCTCCCATGTGTACCGGAGATGTTCTGTCCTGGCTCTGCCTGGCCGATACAGCGCGACTAATTCTGATGTTGATGGCGATGGCGTTTACGGCCGCCCTTATTTGGTCATGGTACAATATTCACAACAATGTTGTCGCACATAGACAATCTATCTATAAATGGCTTGGTGTAGTTATACTTATTCTTCCAGGATCTCTCACAAGAACCGGGGCAATACACTCTAGACGATTCCTTATATTTCTCATTCTGACGGGATTGTCTGTTGCCTCCTCTCTCTTATTGGATGACTCGCTCCGGTGCGCGCGTGCTTCTGCGAACGGGATGCCTGGACCGGGAGCGAATTCGCCTGAGAGTGCGGCATACGCAGGCGGGATCAGACAGCCAGATCGTAAGTGCAAATTTCCGGCAAAGGTGACGCAACACAGAAATAGTCCAGGCGTTGGTTCCAATACCAAAGCCGAAGCAGGCGCACCCTTACCGCGATCAGACATTTTCCCTAGTGACGGGCCCTAATCGCGCCGCCAGCGCTCGATTCCGTCAAAGCAAGGCCAGCGCATCGCGCAGGCGCGGCGCGGCGAAGTCGAGAAACACCCGCATCTTCGAGGGGAGCGCGCCGCGGCCGGCGTGCAGCAGGTGGATGGGCGCCGGCTCCGGCTCGAAGTCCGCCAGGACGATGCGCAGCGCCCCCGCACGGACCGTCTCCGCACACTGATAGTGCAGGACGCGGGTGGCACCCACGCCCCGGGCAGCGGCCCAGACCGCCGCCTCGGCCGTCGAGACGGAGAGGCGCGGCCGGATCGGCACGTCGACCGTCCGGCCCGTCCCGCCCGGCCGGAACGACCAGGTCGCGGCGGGCGACAGGAAGTCGAAACTGACGCAGGGCAGCCGGGCCAGGTCGCCCGGCGCCTGGGGCGTGCCGTGCGCGGCGAGCAGCGTCGGGCTGGCGCAGACGACCCGCCGCATCGTGCCGACGCGCGTCGCCACCATGCTGCTGTCGGGCAGTGCGCCGATCCGCACCGCCATGTCGACATGATCGTCGACGAAGTGGAGATTGCGGTCCGACAGCAGCAGCCGGACGTCGATTTCCGGATAGGCCGCCAGGAAATCCGTGACGACGGGCAGGATGTGCAACCGGCCGAAGAGGACGGGCGCCGTCAGGATCAGTTCGCCGCGCGGCGCCTGGAATTCGCCCGCAGCGACGCGCTCGGTCTCGTCGATCTCCTCCAGGATCCGCCGGGCCGAAGCGACGTAGGCAGTTCCCGCCTCGGTCGGCGCCACCCGCCGCGTCGTGCGGACCAGCAGCCGGGTGCCGATGTGCGCCTCGAGTTCGGCGACCTTGCGGCTGACGGTCGCCAGCGGCATGCCGAGATCCCGGCTGGCCGCCGAGAAGCCGCCCTTGTCGACCACCCGCAGCAGGATCGCCATCGCTTCGAGCCGGTCCACGATCATCCCGCCAGATGAGAAATAGCTTCCCGAACTTAGCCGATTATCCCGCACTGCGTTAGCGGCCATCTTCGCCGGCAGGACAGCCGAAGGAGGCGGACATGGCTTACGGTTTCCTCGACATCGCCGCGACGCCGAGCGTGCGGGCGGCCCAGGCGGCGATGGGCGCTGCGCGGAACTGGGAAGACTTCAAGGGCGACCGGGCATTCGACCGGCTGACACCCGACGTGTCGGCCTTCATCGCCGCCCGCGACAGCCTCTACATGGCGACGGTCTCCGAGACGGGCTGGCCCTATGTGCAGCACCGCGGTGGTCCGGCCGGCTTCCTCCACGTTCTCGACGACCGGACACTGGCCTTCGCCGACTATCGCGGCAATCGCCAGTACATCAGCGTCGGCAATCTGGCGGCGAACGACCGGGCTTCGCTGATCCTGGTGGACTATCCGGCACGAGCGCGCCTGAAGATGTATGTGCGGGTGGAGGCGGTCTCGCTCGAGGCCGATCCGGCGCTCGCCGCACGCGTCGCCGTGCCGGGCTATGCGGCCAAGGCGGAGCGGACGCTGCTGCTGCACCTGGAGGCGTTCGACTGGAACTGCCGGCAGCACATCGTGCCGCGCTTCACGCAGGCCGAGATCGCGGCGGCGGTCGCGCCGCTGCGTGACCGGCTGGCGGCACTGGAGGCGGAAAACGCCGCGCTGCGGGCGCGGCTTCCGGCCGAGGACGGCGTCGGCTGACGGCGTGCCGTCGCGGTCAGCCGCCCCAGATCCGTCCCAGCACCCGCCGCAGATTCTCGCCCAGATAGCCGCGGACATGCTCCTCGCGCCAGCCGCGCTCCAGCAGGGCCGCCGTCACCCGCGGCAGCTCGCGGTGCGAGGTGCAGTCGGAAAGGTAGCGCGCCGGGATGTCCTCGCCGAAGGCCCGGTTGAAGCGGTCGATACCCTCCCAGCGGCGCGGCGTCGCCCGCTCGAAGGCGATCTTGCGCAGGTCGCGGCCGGTCGAGAGGTCGGTGCCGAACGAGACGTGCTCGATGCCCGCAACCTCGACAAGGTATTCGAGGTTGCGGACATAGTCGGCGATCGCCGGCTTGGCGCTCGTGTCGCCGTTCCAGCACATCGGCCCGTAGATGCTGGCGCCGATGACGCCGCCCTTGGCGACCAGCGCGCGGATCAGGTCGTCCGGCTTGTTGCGGGCGAGATCGGTGACCGCGAGCGGGTTGGCGTGGGTGACCAGCACCGGCTGCTCGCTCAGTTCGATCACGTCCATCGCCGTGCGGTAGCCGACATGGCTGAGGTCGATGGCGATGCCGAGTTCGTTCATCAGCCGCACCGCGTCGCGGCCGAAGCTGGACAGGCCGGCACCTTCGTCCTCCAGGCAGCCGTCGCCCAGGAAGTTCCGATAGTTATAGGTCGGCTGCATGATCCGCAGGCCGAGCCGGTGGAAGAAGTGCAGCCGGTCGAGCCGGTCGGCGATCGGCCGCGTGTTCTGCCAGCCCATGACGAGGCCGGTCCGGCCCTCCGCCCGCGCCCGGTCGAAGTCCGCCGCGGTCTCGATGAGGCGCCAGCCGCTGTCCTTCGCGCCCAGGATGCCGTGCCACTGCGCGACCTGGGCGCAGGCCTCGGGGAAGTCGGCCTCGAAGTGACAGACGGTGACGTTGATCGCGTCGATTCCGCCCGCCTTCAGATCCTCCGTCCAGCCGTCGCAGTGATAGACCAGTCCGTCCATCACGAAAGCGTCGCGATGCAGCCGCTCCGCGTCCGTCATTTGGTCTCTATTCCCGTCGATCATTTAGGATGCGCCGTTCAGTTCTCGTTCATCGACGGAAATTAAGCTCGATCTTCACGCCGTTGGGATCGAAGAGGAACACTTGCCGGATCTTGCCGCCGGGCACGTCGCGCACTTCGTATTCGATGGCCTTGCCGGACAGTTTGGCCGCGAAGCCGTCGAAATCGTCGGCGCCGAACGCGACGTGGTCGATCGTGCCCGTTCCTTCGCCGGCACCGGCGCCGCGTTCGCCGCCGATCAGGTGGATGACCGGCTCGCCGCCGATGTAGAGCCACGCGCCCGGAAAGGCGAAGTTCGGCCGTTCGCCGAGCTCCAGGCCGATGACGTCGCGGTAGAAGGCGACCGTCTCGTCGAGACGTTCGGTGCGGATGTTCACATGGTCGAGCGAACTGATGGACATGAGCGCCCTCCTTTGCGATCGGCCCCTCTGCGACCGATGCGAGCCGTCTGCGGTCGAACCGTAGGACGAAGCGGGCGCCGGGTCCAGAAGCGGCCGGCCGCCGCCGTGACGATCGCCGGTGCCGCGGAGGATAACCGATTTGTAAGGTGTGCGACGGCGACCACCGACATAGATTCGATGTCGAGAGAGCATGTGCTCGATGGTCGCAGCTTCGTCCGGATCCATGGTCCCGACCGTACGGTAAAGAAATCGTGCGCGACGGCACTGCACGAGTTCACGGAAATGTCCGGATGAAGGTGCACCGGCTTCTTTTATGACCGGCGAGGCATGGTTTGCACGGACTTGGGGAACCCGAAGATGATTGCGAAATTCATTGACAAAACGGGGTCGCATCCGTATCTTGTCCGTGAATGTCGCGAGGGCGACATCGGTGATCCCAAGAAACCGAAGTTTCCTTAGGGGGTGCGGCGTCCGACGCCGTCGCCGCCTGAGGCGTCCGCGTCACCAATTGCGGGCGAGGACGAGGTGTTACGGGGGTAACCACTGACGTAAAGGACGAGGCGAGTTGAACATCACGACCCACATCTCAGAATCCGGCCTGTCGCACTATCTCGCGGAGGCGAAGGGGTTCCCGATGCTGGCACCGGAGCTGGAACAGCTCCTGTCGCGCGCGTGGCGTGATTCGCATGATGAATCCGCGCTTCGCCAGCTCGTGGGCAGCCATCTTCGCCTCGTCGTCAAGATCGCCCGCGGCTACAGCGGATACGGTCTCCCTGTCGAAGACCTCATCGCCGAAGGTAATGTCGGCCTGATGCAGGCGGCGGAGAAGTTCGATCCCGATCGCGGCTTTCGCTTCGCGACCTATGCGATGTGGTGGATCCGCGCCGCGATCCAGGAATACATCCTGCGTTCCTGGTCGCTCGTGAAGATGGGAACGACCGCGGCCCAGAAGAAGCTTTTCTTCAACCTGCGCAAGCTGAAGGCGCGCATGCAGGAGCTGGAGAGCGGCGACCTGTCGCCGGAGACGGTGGCGACCATCGCGACCGAGCTCGACGTCCCGCAGACGGACGTGATCGAGATGAACCGCCGCCTCGGCGCGTCGGACAGCTCGCTCAACGTCACGATCGGCGCCGACGGCGACACGGAGTGGATGGAGCTGCTCGGCGACGACCGCCCGAGCCAGGAGACGCTTCTGGCCGATGCGGACGAGCTGTCGCTGCGCCGCCGGCTGCTGACGAAGGCGCTGGAAGGCCTGACCGACCGCGAGCGCAAGATCGTCCTGGAGCGGCGCCTGCGCGAGGAGCCGATGACCCTGGAGGCGCTGAGCCACCAGTTCAACGTCTCGCGCGAGCGCGTGCGCCAGATCGAGGTGCGGGCGATGGAGAAGCTGCGCAAGGCGGTGCTCAACGCCGCCCGCGCCCTGCGCGCCGAGCCGCAGCAGATCCTCGCCGCGGCGTAAACGTCGCCGATCATCGGTGAAGACGCGACCGCCGGGCGAAAGCCCGGCGGTTTGCGTTTGGGGGCCGAGGGGTCACCCCCTAAACGTACCTTCCCGGACAAGCGCGCAGCGCGGCGATCCGGGACCGAGGGCCCGCGCCGAGGCCGACGGTCAGAGAGCGTCCAGGCGGCCCGGTGGGTCCCGGTTCTGCGCCGCCTGCGGCGGCTTGTCCGGGAAAGCACCGAGGTGGGCCGGCCGCCCCTACCCCCACGAAACGGAATGAAACACCCTCACCCCGCCCGCGCCGCTCCTCTGACGAAGGCCTGCACGGCCGCCAGGTCGTTCGGCAGCGGCGTCGCGCGCTCCTCGCGCTGCAGCAGGTCGGCGAGGCGCTTCGGCAGTTCCGGGCGGATGCCGCAGGCGCGCTGCACGGCGTCCGGGAATTTCGCCGGATGCGCCGTCGCCAGCGCCACGGTCGGCACGCCGGCGATGCGGTGCTCGCGCGCCGCCGCCACGCCGATGGCGCTGTGCGGGTCGAGCAGTTCGCCGGTCTCCGCCTGCTCGGCGGCGATCACCTCCAGCGTGCCGACGTCATCGATGCCGGTCGACTTGATCAGGTCGGCCGCCGCACGCCAGCGGTTCTCGCCGACGCCCAGCCTGCCCGTCTCGCGGAAGGCCGTCATCGCCTCCGCCGTCGCCCGCCCGTCGCGGTCGTAGAGGTCGAACAGCAGCCGCTCGAAATTGCTCGATACCTGGATGTCCATGCTGGGCGACAGCGTCGGCTTCACCGGCCGGACGCTCATATCGTCGGCGCCGAAGAAGCGCGCCAGGATGTCGTTCTCGTTGGTGCCGATGGCGAAGCCGGCGATCGGCAGGCCCATCTGCCGCGCCAGATAGCCCGCATAGACGTTGCCGAAATTGCCGGTCGGCACGGCGAACGCCACTTCGCGTTCCGGCGCGCCGAGCTGGACCGCGGCGTACACGTAATAGGCCGCCTGGGCCATGATCCGCGCCCAGTTGATCGAGTTCACCGCCGACAGCCGCATCTCGTCGCGGAAGGCGGCGTCGTTGAACATCGCCTTCACCAGGTCCTGGCAGTCGTCGAACGTGCCCTCGATGGCGACGTTGTGGACGTTGGGCGACAGGACGGTGGTCATCTGCCGGCGCTGCACCTCGGACACACGGCCCTTCGGGTGCAGGATGACGATGTCGATGGACGCCCGGTCGCGGCAGGCCTCGATCGCCGCGGCACCGGTGTCGCCGGAGGTGGCGCCGACGATCGTCACCCGCTCCCCCCGCTTCGTCAGCACATGGTCGAACAGCCGGCCGAGCAGCTGCAGCGCCACGTCCTTGAACGCCAGGGTCGGGCCGTGGAACAGCTCGAGCAGCCACAGGTCGCTGTCGAGCTGGCGCAGCGGCGTCACGGCGCGGTGGCCGAACCCCTCATAGGCGTCGGCGACGAGGCCGGCGAAATCGTCCTCGGCGATCTCGCCGCCCAGGAAAGGCAGCATCACCCGCGTCGCGACCTCGGCATAGGGCCGCCCGCGCAGGTCGCGGATGTCGTCGTGGCTCAGCGTCGGCACCGTCTCCGGCACGTAGAGGCCGCCGTCGCGCGCCAACCCCGCCAGCAGGACGTCGGCGAATCCCAGGACCGGGGCCGCGCCCCGCGTGCTCACATAACGCAAGATCGTCACTCCGCTGCCGGTCTGGCCGCTGCCGCGCTGGGCAGGTCGCGGCGGTAGCACGGGCGGCCGGGGAGCGCAACGGAGCGCGGGTGACCTGCGCCTAGGCCGCCGCCATCTCCCGGTCGATCGCCAGGGCACCCGCCTTCACCCGCGGGATCAGCTCGCGCCCGAAATCCTCGACGTCGGCGACGGGATCAAAGCCGCGGATCAGGAAGGAGGCGACGCCCAGCCGGTAGTAGCGCAGCATCGCCTCGGCCACCTGCTCCGCCGTGCCGACCAGACAGGAGGTGTTGCCCTTCGCGCCGGTCGCCTGCGCCACCGCCATCCACAGCCGCTCGTCGTGCACCTCGCCGCGCGCCGCCAGTTCGAGCAGGCGCTCGGCGCTGCGGTCCTGGCCCTTGCCCGGCGTGCCGGAGCCTTCCATGTCGGCGAGGATGCGCCGCGCCCGGTCCCACGCCTCGCCCTCGGTGGCGCCCAGGATCGGCCGGAAGGAGATGTTGAAGCGCGGCCGCTTGCCATGGATGGCGGCGCGGGTGCGGAAGTCGTCGATGCGCTCGGCGGTCTCCTTCAGCGGCTCGCCGAAGAGCGCGTAGACGTCGCAATGCTCCGCCCCCATGGCGAGCGCGCCGTCCGACGACCCGCCGAAGAACAGCGGCGGATAGGGCCGCTGCAGCGGCTTCACCGCCGTGAAGCCGGCGTTGATGCGGTAGTGGTCGCCCGCATGGTCGAACGGCGCCGCCTCGGTCCACAGCCGCCGCATCACGTGCAGATATTCGGCGGCGCGGGCGTAGCGGGCGTCCTTGGTCAGGAAGTCGCCCTCGCTCTCCTGCTCCTTGTCGCTGACCCCGGCGATGATGTGCAGCGACAGCCGCCCGTCGGACAGGTGGTCGAACGTCGCCGCCGCGCGCGCCGCGAGCGTCGGCGCGACGATGCCCGGCCGGTGCGCGATCAGGTAGCGCAGGGTCTTGGTATGCGCCGCGGCGTGCGAGGCGACCGTGAAGCCCTCGGCCGAACTGGAATAATAGCCGACCAGCACCTCGTCGAACCCGGCCGCCTCGTGCGCCTGCGCGAACGTCCGCAGGAACGGCGCCGACACCGCGCCCGCGATGACGTGCAGCGTGTTCCCCTGCGGCGGCGCCACGCCGATCATGCCGAGAATGCGGACGGGCATGGAATGCTCCTGGAGGACGGTTGCGGTTGCCGCGATGCTGTCCGGACAAGGCGGGGGCGTCAAGGCGGGGGCGTCGAGGCGAGGCCGGCGCGCCCTCGCTCACGTCCCTCTCCCGCCGCGCCGCGGCGAAACCGCCAAGCCGAGGAACACCATCACCGCCTGGTTGAGCCGCACCACGTCCTCGTCGTCCAGACGGCCGACGCGCACGCCGATCTTCGACCTGGGGACGGTGGTGATCTTGTCGACCATCAGACGGCACGCCGAGCGCAGTCCGTTGCGCGCGTTCGGCTCCACGGGCAGACGGAACAGGGGCGCTTCGGTCGGGTCCGTCGTGAAGGCGCAAACGGTGATCGAATCCGTCGCGTCGAAACTGTCGTCCTGCACGATGACCACCGGACGCGGCTTACCGGCGTAATCCTTGCCGCCGGAGACGGTCCAGATGTCGCCGCGCCTCATTCATCGTCCCAGTCTATAAAGTCGGCCGGCAAGGCGTCCGACACGGCGTCGATGAACGCCTGATCCTCCGCTGCGTGCGGGCTGCCGGCGACCGCGAGCGACTGGCGATGTGCCTCCGCCCGGAAGGCGGGCGCACGCACGTCCGGCACCCATATCTGAATCGGCCGCAGCCCCTGGGCGCGCAGACGCTCGCGATGGTTCTGCACCTTGTCCCGGGAAGGCTTGGGCCTGGATGATGATGCCATGATCA is a genomic window containing:
- a CDS encoding VOC family protein — its product is MSISSLDHVNIRTERLDETVAFYRDVIGLELGERPNFAFPGAWLYIGGEPVIHLIGGERGAGAGEGTGTIDHVAFGADDFDGFAAKLSGKAIEYEVRDVPGGKIRQVFLFDPNGVKIELNFRR
- the rpoH gene encoding RNA polymerase sigma factor RpoH encodes the protein MNITTHISESGLSHYLAEAKGFPMLAPELEQLLSRAWRDSHDESALRQLVGSHLRLVVKIARGYSGYGLPVEDLIAEGNVGLMQAAEKFDPDRGFRFATYAMWWIRAAIQEYILRSWSLVKMGTTAAQKKLFFNLRKLKARMQELESGDLSPETVATIATELDVPQTDVIEMNRRLGASDSSLNVTIGADGDTEWMELLGDDRPSQETLLADADELSLRRRLLTKALEGLTDRERKIVLERRLREEPMTLEALSHQFNVSRERVRQIEVRAMEKLRKAVLNAARALRAEPQQILAAA
- a CDS encoding pyridoxamine 5'-phosphate oxidase family protein, producing MAYGFLDIAATPSVRAAQAAMGAARNWEDFKGDRAFDRLTPDVSAFIAARDSLYMATVSETGWPYVQHRGGPAGFLHVLDDRTLAFADYRGNRQYISVGNLAANDRASLILVDYPARARLKMYVRVEAVSLEADPALAARVAVPGYAAKAERTLLLHLEAFDWNCRQHIVPRFTQAEIAAAVAPLRDRLAALEAENAALRARLPAEDGVG
- a CDS encoding antitoxin MazE family protein, which codes for MASSSRPKPSRDKVQNHRERLRAQGLRPIQIWVPDVRAPAFRAEAHRQSLAVAGSPHAAEDQAFIDAVSDALPADFIDWDDE
- a CDS encoding type II toxin-antitoxin system PemK/MazF family toxin, which encodes MRRGDIWTVSGGKDYAGKPRPVVIVQDDSFDATDSITVCAFTTDPTEAPLFRLPVEPNARNGLRSACRLMVDKITTVPRSKIGVRVGRLDDEDVVRLNQAVMVFLGLAVSPRRGGRGT
- a CDS encoding LysR family transcriptional regulator, producing the protein MDRLEAMAILLRVVDKGGFSAASRDLGMPLATVSRKVAELEAHIGTRLLVRTTRRVAPTEAGTAYVASARRILEEIDETERVAAGEFQAPRGELILTAPVLFGRLHILPVVTDFLAAYPEIDVRLLLSDRNLHFVDDHVDMAVRIGALPDSSMVATRVGTMRRVVCASPTLLAAHGTPQAPGDLARLPCVSFDFLSPAATWSFRPGGTGRTVDVPIRPRLSVSTAEAAVWAAARGVGATRVLHYQCAETVRAGALRIVLADFEPEPAPIHLLHAGRGALPSKMRVFLDFAAPRLRDALALL
- a CDS encoding LLM class flavin-dependent oxidoreductase, which translates into the protein MPVRILGMIGVAPPQGNTLHVIAGAVSAPFLRTFAQAHEAAGFDEVLVGYYSSSAEGFTVASHAAAHTKTLRYLIAHRPGIVAPTLAARAAATFDHLSDGRLSLHIIAGVSDKEQESEGDFLTKDARYARAAEYLHVMRRLWTEAAPFDHAGDHYRINAGFTAVKPLQRPYPPLFFGGSSDGALAMGAEHCDVYALFGEPLKETAERIDDFRTRAAIHGKRPRFNISFRPILGATEGEAWDRARRILADMEGSGTPGKGQDRSAERLLELAARGEVHDERLWMAVAQATGAKGNTSCLVGTAEQVAEAMLRYYRLGVASFLIRGFDPVADVEDFGRELIPRVKAGALAIDREMAAA
- a CDS encoding membrane dipeptidase, producing MTDAERLHRDAFVMDGLVYHCDGWTEDLKAGGIDAINVTVCHFEADFPEACAQVAQWHGILGAKDSGWRLIETAADFDRARAEGRTGLVMGWQNTRPIADRLDRLHFFHRLGLRIMQPTYNYRNFLGDGCLEDEGAGLSSFGRDAVRLMNELGIAIDLSHVGYRTAMDVIELSEQPVLVTHANPLAVTDLARNKPDDLIRALVAKGGVIGASIYGPMCWNGDTSAKPAIADYVRNLEYLVEVAGIEHVSFGTDLSTGRDLRKIAFERATPRRWEGIDRFNRAFGEDIPARYLSDCTSHRELPRVTAALLERGWREEHVRGYLGENLRRVLGRIWGG
- the thrC gene encoding threonine synthase, which translates into the protein MRYVSTRGAAPVLGFADVLLAGLARDGGLYVPETVPTLSHDDIRDLRGRPYAEVATRVMLPFLGGEIAEDDFAGLVADAYEGFGHRAVTPLRQLDSDLWLLELFHGPTLAFKDVALQLLGRLFDHVLTKRGERVTIVGATSGDTGAAAIEACRDRASIDIVILHPKGRVSEVQRRQMTTVLSPNVHNVAIEGTFDDCQDLVKAMFNDAAFRDEMRLSAVNSINWARIMAQAAYYVYAAVQLGAPEREVAFAVPTGNFGNVYAGYLARQMGLPIAGFAIGTNENDILARFFGADDMSVRPVKPTLSPSMDIQVSSNFERLLFDLYDRDGRATAEAMTAFRETGRLGVGENRWRAAADLIKSTGIDDVGTLEVIAAEQAETGELLDPHSAIGVAAAREHRIAGVPTVALATAHPAKFPDAVQRACGIRPELPKRLADLLQREERATPLPNDLAAVQAFVRGAARAG